The Streptomyces collinus DNA segment GCCCGCTCGGCGGACGACCAGTTCATCATCTACACCGGCGGCACGACCGGGATGCCCAAGGGCGTGATGTGGCGGCAGGAGGATCTGTTCTTCGCGGGCCTCGGCGGGGGCGCTCCGACCGGGGAGCCGGTGAAGAAGCCGGAGGAGCTGGCGGAGCGGGTCGCGGCCGGTGGCGCGGGGATCACGTTCTTCCCGACGGCCCCGCTGATGCACGGCACCTCCACCCTCACCGCGTTCATCGGCTTCAACTTCGGGCAGCGGGTCGTCATCCACCGCAAGTTCGTGCCGGAGGAGGTGTTGCGGACCGTGGAGAAGGAGCGGGTCAGCAGCATCTCGCTGGTGGGCGACGCGATGCTGCGGCCGCTGATCGACGCGCTGAGCGGTCCGCTGCGGCACATCGACCGCTCGTCGCTGTTCAGTGTGTCGTCGTCCGGCGCGATCATGTCGGACACGGTGCGCCGGCAGTTCCAGGCGCTGGTGCCGAACGCCATGCTGCTGAACAACTTCGGCTCCTCGGAGTCCGGCTTCAACGGGACGGCGACCGAGGACTCCGGCCCGGAGCGGGGCTTCCGGGTGCGGGTCAACTCCCGCACCCAGGTGGTCGACCCGGCCACCTACGCGCCGGTGCCGGCCGGTGAGGTGGGCCGGATCGCCCAGTGCGGACACGTGCCGCTCGGCTACTACAACGACCCGGCCAAGACCGCCGCGACCTTCTTCGTCAGGGACGGTGAGCGGTGGGTGCTGCTCGGCGACATGGCCACCGTCGACGAGGAGGGCGTGGTCACCGTCCTGGGCCGGGGCTCGCAGTGCATCAACACCGGCGGCGAGAAGGTGTACCCGGAGGAGGTCGAGCAGGCCCTCAAGTCGCACCCGGACGTCTACGACGCGCTGGTGGCCGGAGTGCCGGACCCCCGGTGGGGCCATCATGTGGCGGCGGTGGTGCAACTGCGCGAGGGTGCGGCACGGCTGTCGCTGGAGGACATCCGCACGCACTGCCGTGACCGGCTCGCCGGTTACAAGCTCCCTCGCCGGCTGGTGATCACCGAGTCGATCCGGCGGTCGCCGAGCGGCAAGGCGGACTATCGGTGGGCCCGGGAGGTGGCGGTGGCTGCGGACGGGTGATTCTCCGGCCGGAACATTGAACCCCGGGTGACGTGCGGACGTACTGGTGATGGCAGGCTCGGTCTCCGGGCTCTGTCAGCCATGCCAGCAAGACCGCACGGAAGGACCACCGGGTGCCGCCTTTCACTCGCTCCCGTCAGCTCTCGGACCCGACCGAGGGCGGAGCGGAACCGGATGACGACACGGCGGCGAAGGATCCGGCTGGGGAACGGCCCGAAGCGGGGAAGCCGGAGGCGGAACCGGACACGGGTGTGGAGACGGAACCGGGCACGGAACCGGAGACGGTTACGGAGACGGAACCGGACGCAGCTGAGGAACCGGCGCCGGACACCGCTCCGAAGGACGAGCCGGACACGGCGGTGGAGACCTCACCGGACACGGCTGTGGACGCCGGCCAGGACCCGGCCCCTGACCCGGACACGGCTCCCGGCCCGGGTTCCGACGGGCCCCCCGGTGCGCTGAAGCCCGGCTGGTTCGGCTGGCGGCGCCGCTACCCCCGTGCGGCCCGCGGCGTCAGCATGGGGACCACCGTGCTGGCGGGTGCCCTCGTGCTGTTCGCGCTGCTCGTGCCGAACCAGGTCGAGAAGATCGAGTTCGCCTCGTTCGTCAGGATTCCCGCCGAGGGCGTACTGCTCGCGGGCCTGCTGCTCGCCCTGCCGCCGAAGGCCCGCCGGATCACTGCCGTGGTCATGGGCGCGTTCCTCGGGCTGGTCACGATCCTGAAGTTCGTCGACATGGGCTTCTACCAGATCCTGGCCCGGCCCTTCGACCTGGTGCTGGACTGGATCCTGATCGAGAACGGCACGGACTTCCTGAGGGAGACGTTCGGCCGTACCGGCCAGGTGCTGGCCGTGACCGGCGTGATCGTCCTGTTCGTCGCGGTGCTGGTCCTCACGACCCTCTCCGTGGTGCGGCTCACCGAGCTGATGGTCCGGCACCGGCCCGTCGCCGCCCGTACGACGCTGATCCTCGGCACGGCGTGGATCACCTGCATGACCCTGGGCCTGCAGATCGGCACGGTGCCGATCGCCACCAAGGGCAACGCGGAGTTCCTGGGCAACCGGGTGGAGCAGGTCCGGGCGGGCCTGAAGGACGCACGGGTCTTCGAGAAGCAGGCCGCCGTCGACGCCTTCGCGAAGACGCCGCCCGACCAGCTGCTCACGGGACTGCGCGGCAAGGACGTCCTGTTCACGTTCATCGAGAGCTACGGCCGGGTCGCGATCGACGACCCGGCGATGGCGCAGCAGACCGACGCCGTCCTCAAGGAGGGCACCGGCCGGCTGAAGGCGGCCGGGTTCGAGTCGCGCAGCGGCTGGCTGCAGTCGCCGGTGACGGGCGCGGGCAGCTGGCTCGCCCACTCGACCTTCCTGTCCGGGCTGTGGATCAAGAACCAGCAGCGGTACCGCAACCTGACCACGAGCGATCGCATGACGCTGACGAACTACTTCGGGAAGACGGGCGCCTGGCGGACCGTCGGCATCGTGCCGGGGGTTCGGCGGGCCTGGCCGGAGGGGAAGTACTTCGGCCTGGACCACATCTACGACTCCGAGCACCTCGGCTACCACGGCCCGTACTTCAGCTGGACGCCCGTGCCCGACCAGTTCAGCATGGAGGCCTTCCAGCGCCTGGAGCACGGCAAGAAGGACCGCGAGCCGATCATGGCGGAGATCATCCTGGCGTCGAGCCACAACCCCTGGTCCCCCATCGCGCGGATGATCGACTGGGACGACCTCGGCGACGGCTCGGTGTTCCACCGGATCAAGAAGGAGGGCACGAACCCCACGGAGGTCTGGAAGGACCCGGAGAAGGTGCGCACCGAGTACCGGCGGGCCATCGAGTACTCGATCCGGAGCCTGACCGAGTGGGTCGAGCGCTACGGCGACGAGGACACGGTGCTGGTCTTCCTCGGCGACCACCAGCCGGTGCCGACCGTCACCGCCGGGGACACCGGCAAGGACGTGCCGATCACCATCGTCGCCAAGGACAAGAAGGTCCTGGACCGGGTCGCCGGCTGGAACTGGACGGACGGCCTCAAGCCGGCCGCGAACGCCCCCCGGTGGGGCATGGACAAGTTCCGCGACCGCTTCATGACGGCGTACGGTCCGCAGGGCTGAGGAAGTCCTCCACGGCCGCGAGGAACTCCTCCGGGCGGGTCTCGTGCACGAGATGCCCCGCGTCGACGGTGATGTGCCGGGCGTCGGGGAGCAGTT contains these protein-coding regions:
- a CDS encoding acyl-CoA synthetase — its product is MEYNLADLFESVVDVVPGREALVYADHPGTGTERRLTYAELDAAADRVGHHLLDSGLRPGEHLGLHLYNGVEYLQTVLGCLKARIVPVNVNYRYVEEELVYLYRDADLAALVFDAEFTDRVAAARPRAEKLRHLIRVGTPPPGAAEVPCAEFAQVEAAGSPERGFPARSADDQFIIYTGGTTGMPKGVMWRQEDLFFAGLGGGAPTGEPVKKPEELAERVAAGGAGITFFPTAPLMHGTSTLTAFIGFNFGQRVVIHRKFVPEEVLRTVEKERVSSISLVGDAMLRPLIDALSGPLRHIDRSSLFSVSSSGAIMSDTVRRQFQALVPNAMLLNNFGSSESGFNGTATEDSGPERGFRVRVNSRTQVVDPATYAPVPAGEVGRIAQCGHVPLGYYNDPAKTAATFFVRDGERWVLLGDMATVDEEGVVTVLGRGSQCINTGGEKVYPEEVEQALKSHPDVYDALVAGVPDPRWGHHVAAVVQLREGAARLSLEDIRTHCRDRLAGYKLPRRLVITESIRRSPSGKADYRWAREVAVAADG
- a CDS encoding sulfatase, with translation MPPFTRSRQLSDPTEGGAEPDDDTAAKDPAGERPEAGKPEAEPDTGVETEPGTEPETVTETEPDAAEEPAPDTAPKDEPDTAVETSPDTAVDAGQDPAPDPDTAPGPGSDGPPGALKPGWFGWRRRYPRAARGVSMGTTVLAGALVLFALLVPNQVEKIEFASFVRIPAEGVLLAGLLLALPPKARRITAVVMGAFLGLVTILKFVDMGFYQILARPFDLVLDWILIENGTDFLRETFGRTGQVLAVTGVIVLFVAVLVLTTLSVVRLTELMVRHRPVAARTTLILGTAWITCMTLGLQIGTVPIATKGNAEFLGNRVEQVRAGLKDARVFEKQAAVDAFAKTPPDQLLTGLRGKDVLFTFIESYGRVAIDDPAMAQQTDAVLKEGTGRLKAAGFESRSGWLQSPVTGAGSWLAHSTFLSGLWIKNQQRYRNLTTSDRMTLTNYFGKTGAWRTVGIVPGVRRAWPEGKYFGLDHIYDSEHLGYHGPYFSWTPVPDQFSMEAFQRLEHGKKDREPIMAEIILASSHNPWSPIARMIDWDDLGDGSVFHRIKKEGTNPTEVWKDPEKVRTEYRRAIEYSIRSLTEWVERYGDEDTVLVFLGDHQPVPTVTAGDTGKDVPITIVAKDKKVLDRVAGWNWTDGLKPAANAPRWGMDKFRDRFMTAYGPQG